In Zunongwangia profunda SM-A87, the following proteins share a genomic window:
- a CDS encoding DUF4199 domain-containing protein, with the protein MKKFNVEVKWGVTFVIAQLIWIAFEKIMGWHDEHIDVQGVYSLFFAVIAFLIYYAALREKREKYFQSEKFGWQQGFISGVILTGVITILTPLIQYFAVTVISPDYLQNMITLSEKQSMTPENAEMMHSIKMYIFMQIFNALAMGIVTGAIVALITKKKEK; encoded by the coding sequence ATGAAAAAATTTAATGTTGAAGTAAAATGGGGAGTCACTTTTGTGATCGCCCAACTCATCTGGATTGCTTTCGAAAAAATAATGGGATGGCATGATGAGCATATCGACGTACAGGGTGTCTATTCTTTATTTTTCGCAGTAATTGCTTTTTTAATTTATTACGCAGCTTTAAGAGAAAAAAGAGAAAAGTACTTCCAAAGCGAAAAATTCGGATGGCAACAGGGCTTTATCAGTGGTGTAATTCTTACCGGAGTAATCACAATTCTTACGCCGCTCATCCAGTATTTCGCGGTCACAGTTATTAGTCCGGACTATCTTCAAAATATGATTACACTTTCAGAAAAACAGAGTATGACCCCAGAAAATGCTGAAATGATGCATAGTATAAAAATGTATATTTTTATGCAGATTTTTAATGCTTTAGCTATGGGAATTGTTACCGGAGCAATCGTAGCGTTAATTACTAAAAAGAAAGAAAAGTAA
- a CDS encoding peptidoglycan DD-metalloendopeptidase family protein, translated as MQSMKTNFAEYISGLTADFTPIVGGDLQQEDFIAIDLSANNPELLKLEQLSSEAFSIFIDHNLKVAGKKVAFGGYNEVRKLYQRSQLFNKNLEEFLNRNIHIGLDIWTAEGTDVLAVLEGEVHSFQDNANFGDYGPTVILKHDFDDEIFYSLYGHLSRKSLEKIEVGQQVKAQEKIAELGAAEENGDYAPHLHFQIIKDLQQNKGDYPGVASKKDLDFYLENCPDPNLLLKI; from the coding sequence ATGCAATCTATGAAAACTAATTTCGCTGAATACATTTCCGGGTTAACTGCAGATTTTACTCCAATTGTAGGAGGAGATTTACAACAGGAAGATTTTATTGCCATCGACCTGTCTGCAAATAACCCGGAACTTTTGAAATTAGAACAACTTTCTTCGGAAGCTTTTTCTATATTTATAGATCATAATCTTAAAGTCGCCGGTAAAAAAGTGGCTTTTGGTGGCTATAATGAAGTGAGAAAACTTTACCAACGTAGTCAGCTTTTCAATAAAAATTTAGAAGAATTTTTAAACCGTAATATCCATATTGGCCTGGATATTTGGACGGCTGAAGGAACCGATGTGCTAGCGGTATTAGAGGGAGAGGTTCACAGCTTTCAGGATAATGCTAATTTTGGAGATTATGGGCCTACAGTGATTTTAAAACATGATTTTGATGATGAGATTTTTTATTCCCTTTATGGGCATTTAAGCAGAAAGTCATTAGAGAAAATAGAAGTAGGACAGCAGGTAAAAGCACAGGAAAAAATAGCTGAACTTGGCGCTGCGGAGGAAAACGGAGATTATGCACCGCATTTACATTTTCAGATTATTAAAGACTTACAGCAAAATAAAGGAGACTATCCGGGCGTAGCTTCTAAAAAAGACCTGGATTTTTATTTGGAGAATTGCCCCGACCCTAATTTGCTGTTGAAGATATAG